In Rhodothermus marinus DSM 4252, a single genomic region encodes these proteins:
- a CDS encoding siphovirus Gp157 family protein: protein MPTLLEITDELLHLLDQLEAAETLDEETARLVDAYLLDVEQALEDKIDRYVALMRELELRAKARREEAERLLARARRDEERLAFLRERLIAALRRLERMKLETRRYRVSVYQSGQPPVELRVPVEALPDELVRIERKPNLRAIRQALEEGRIGEDIAVLGERKWTLRIS from the coding sequence ATGCCCACGCTGCTTGAAATCACCGACGAACTGCTGCATCTGCTCGACCAGCTCGAAGCGGCCGAAACGCTCGACGAGGAGACGGCCCGCCTGGTGGACGCCTACCTGCTCGACGTGGAGCAGGCGCTCGAAGACAAGATCGACCGCTACGTGGCGCTCATGCGCGAGCTGGAGCTGCGCGCAAAGGCCCGCCGCGAAGAGGCTGAACGGCTGCTGGCCCGTGCCCGGCGCGACGAGGAGCGGCTGGCGTTTCTGCGCGAGCGGCTTATCGCGGCGCTTCGCCGACTCGAACGCATGAAGCTGGAGACCCGGCGTTATCGCGTCTCCGTCTACCAGAGCGGCCAGCCGCCGGTGGAGCTGCGCGTCCCGGTGGAAGCGTTGCCCGACGAGCTGGTGCGCATTGAGCGAAAGCCCAATCTTCGGGCCATTCGCCAGGCACTTGAGGAAGGTCGTATCGGCGAAGACATCGCCGTGCTGGGCGAACGCAAATGGACCCTACGTATCTCCTGA
- a CDS encoding SUMF1/EgtB/PvdO family nonheme iron enzyme has translation MSQHAYTRRFKRCGATFLLLLGLALLPRVASAQTYEVEFTVVHDGAAVEGAKVVALHAETIERVDSAYTDASGKAVLVLGITNVVREDEPGVPEAGEMSVYPNPAAPGQARARIEASTSREADLVVYDVLGREVARTRAFLHVGINDVAVPGAGGLAAGMYFVQFRFGGTLRTHPLVVVGDGGGAVGVVSSVVAQPSASPATLAVAAQAEYRFEVSAEGFDPYLSLPVDVALPDRRQLTIEVFEPFVNSIGMAFARIPAGTFLMGDIQGVGYGDELPVHEVTLTKDFYIGKYEVTQAQWEAVMGNNPSWFSSCGGDCPVEWVSWEEAQAFVEALNALEGTTAYRLPTEAEWEYAARAGTTTSYAFGDESRVDDYAWTRDNSGRRTQPVGQKKPNLWGLYDIHGNVFEWVQDWYKSDYYLFSPPVDPPGPDVGAERVMRGGSWFYNAYDLRVANRGRAAPDYRTNHIGFRLVRSVD, from the coding sequence ATGTCACAGCATGCGTATACCCGCCGTTTCAAGCGATGTGGCGCGACGTTTCTCCTGCTACTCGGGCTGGCATTGCTGCCCCGCGTTGCCTCGGCGCAGACCTACGAGGTTGAGTTTACTGTCGTGCACGACGGTGCGGCCGTCGAGGGCGCGAAGGTCGTCGCCCTCCATGCCGAGACGATCGAGCGGGTGGACTCCGCCTACACAGATGCTTCCGGAAAGGCGGTGCTGGTGCTCGGCATCACCAATGTGGTGCGGGAAGATGAGCCGGGCGTTCCGGAGGCCGGCGAGATGTCAGTGTATCCAAACCCGGCGGCGCCGGGGCAGGCCCGGGCGCGGATCGAAGCGTCTACGTCCCGAGAGGCCGATCTTGTCGTCTATGACGTGCTCGGGCGGGAGGTCGCGCGCACCCGGGCATTTCTGCATGTCGGCATCAACGATGTGGCGGTGCCGGGTGCCGGCGGGCTGGCGGCCGGCATGTACTTCGTGCAGTTTCGCTTCGGCGGCACCCTTCGCACGCATCCGCTGGTGGTCGTCGGAGACGGGGGCGGAGCGGTGGGAGTCGTCTCATCCGTCGTCGCCCAGCCGAGCGCCTCACCCGCCACGTTGGCCGTGGCCGCCCAGGCGGAGTACCGCTTCGAGGTCAGTGCCGAGGGGTTCGACCCCTATCTCTCCCTGCCGGTCGACGTGGCCCTACCTGACCGGCGGCAACTGACCATCGAGGTGTTCGAGCCCTTCGTCAACAGCATCGGCATGGCGTTCGCTCGCATCCCCGCCGGTACTTTTCTTATGGGGGATATCCAGGGTGTCGGCTATGGCGATGAACTCCCGGTGCATGAGGTAACGCTGACAAAGGACTTCTATATCGGCAAGTACGAGGTGACGCAGGCGCAGTGGGAGGCGGTGATGGGAAACAACCCGAGCTGGTTTTCATCGTGCGGCGGAGATTGCCCGGTGGAATGGGTATCCTGGGAAGAAGCGCAGGCGTTTGTCGAGGCGCTGAACGCGTTGGAGGGGACGACGGCCTACCGCCTGCCCACGGAGGCGGAGTGGGAGTATGCAGCGCGGGCGGGGACGACGACAAGCTATGCCTTCGGCGACGAGAGCCGGGTCGATGACTACGCGTGGACCCGTGACAACTCCGGCCGACGCACACAGCCGGTGGGGCAGAAGAAGCCAAACCTGTGGGGGCTGTACGATATACACGGAAATGTGTTCGAGTGGGTGCAGGACTGGTACAAAAGCGATTACTATCTTTTCAGCCCCCCGGTGGACCCGCCGGGGCCGGACGTCGGCGCGGAACGGGTCATGCGGGGAGGCAGCTGGTTTTACAATGCCTACGACCTGCGTGTGGCGAACCGAGGCCGCGCCGCACCGGATTATCGAACCAACCACATCGGGTTTCGCCTGGTGCGGAGCGTGGATTGA